The genomic interval GCTCCCTCATATACATCACTCACACGGCCACCAAGGATGTTTTCCAGCATCACTCCGGCAAAAAATGCGGACAGCACCATCCCACCAACAGCGCCCCACGCATTCACAGAGGGCGTATACCGGCGCCCCAAAAACGCGCACCAGAGAAAACTTAACAGCGGAAATATAAGAACAGAAAAAATCATTATTCCCTCAAGTTCCTTAGCGTTAAGAACCCATCTTCATTGCGACTTTTAAAACAACCAAATACTAGCGCAAGACCCACTGCCACTTCCGCCCCCGAAAGACCCAGAACAAAAAGAGAAAACACGGGGATTTGGGCTGTTTGCCATATTAACCATCCGGATACCAGCATGAGTGAAACAGACAAAAACAAGAGCTCAATAGCAATCAATGTGCTGATAAAACTACCACGGCCGCGAAACAACCCAACAGCACCAAGAATAAAAACGCCCACAGAAGTAAGAATAATGATAGAGGCTATAGTCATTGTGGGCATCAGGAGACTCCGCTATGGGGTGGGATTTTTACCTTTCGTGGGCGCTGCGGTAAGAGGACGTCATTATCTGAAACATCTGGATTCTTTGCATAATCACCAAGCGTTGTAAGGCCAATCACAACCATCATTGCCACAAACAAAATCATTCCCATAAGTAACACGCCAAAGGCACTATTTTCATAAAGACTGTGAGCAAGTTCATACACAGTAAGCTCTGAAGTCAAAAAGAGATCTAACGGTGACACACGCAGAACTGCATACACACACACTCCTAACAAGGCCACAACACCCATAATGTGCCACCAACTCAACGCAGAAGATCTGCCCTGTTGGTGCGGAAACATCATAATCATAAAAATAAAAAGGATAGCAATTGCGCCTACGTAAACAATCATGAGAATAAGGCCTAAGACCTCAAGCCCCGTCATAATCATTAAAGCAGCGCTTGTAAAGAAACTGAGCACTAAACACAGCACGTTATAAATGGGGTTACGAAGCGCAATCGTTAGAAACGCAAACAGAAAGATACACCCACACGTCAGGAAAATTAACACACACAAACATCCCTTAATTAGGCTGATTATACCAAAATCATCAGGGAAAGCCAGACCTGTTCACAACGCCCCTAACGCTTTATCCAGGGATAGGTGAATATTTTGCAT from Alphaproteobacteria bacterium carries:
- a CDS encoding NADH-quinone oxidoreductase subunit J, encoding MLIFLTCGCIFLFAFLTIALRNPIYNVLCLVLSFFTSAALMIMTGLEVLGLILMIVYVGAIAILFIFMIMMFPHQQGRSSALSWWHIMGVVALLGVCVYAVLRVSPLDLFLTSELTVYELAHSLYENSAFGVLLMGMILFVAMMVVIGLTTLGDYAKNPDVSDNDVLLPQRPRKVKIPPHSGVS
- a CDS encoding NADH-quinone oxidoreductase subunit K is translated as MPTMTIASIIILTSVGVFILGAVGLFRGRGSFISTLIAIELLFLSVSLMLVSGWLIWQTAQIPVFSLFVLGLSGAEVAVGLALVFGCFKSRNEDGFLTLRNLRE